The Pseudomonas sp. R4-35-07 genome contains a region encoding:
- a CDS encoding glutamine synthetase family protein yields the protein MSNNLDQLTDWLKDHKITEVECMIGDLTGITRGKISPTNKFIAEKGMRLPESVLLQTVTGDYVEDDIYYELLDPADIDMICRPDQNAVFLVPWAIEPTAQVIHDTYDKQGNPIELSPRNVLKKVLKLYADRGWQPIVAPEMEFYLTKRCEDPDFPLQPPIGRSGRPETGRQSFSIEAANEFDPLFEDVYDWCELQELDLDTLIHEDGTAQMEINFRHGDALSLADQILVFKRTMREAALKHNVAATFMAKPMTGEPGSAMHLHQSIIEIATGKNVFSNEDGTMSQLFLNHIGGLQKFIPELLPLFAPNVNSFRRFLPDTSAPVNVEWGEENRTVGLRVPDAGPQNRRVENRLPGADANPYLAIAASLLCGYIGMVEGHNPSAPVVGRGYERRNLRLPLTIEDALERMENSKTIEKYLGQKFITGYVAVKRAEHENFKRVISSWEREFLLFAV from the coding sequence ATGAGTAACAACCTCGACCAGCTCACCGATTGGTTGAAAGACCACAAGATCACAGAAGTCGAATGCATGATTGGCGACCTCACCGGCATCACCCGGGGCAAGATCTCGCCGACCAACAAGTTCATCGCCGAAAAAGGCATGCGCCTGCCCGAGAGCGTTCTGCTGCAGACCGTGACCGGCGACTATGTCGAAGACGACATCTATTACGAATTGCTCGACCCGGCCGACATCGACATGATCTGCCGCCCCGACCAGAACGCGGTGTTCCTGGTGCCGTGGGCCATCGAGCCGACCGCCCAGGTGATCCACGACACCTACGACAAGCAAGGCAACCCGATCGAGCTGTCGCCGCGCAACGTGCTCAAGAAGGTCCTCAAGCTCTACGCCGACCGCGGCTGGCAGCCCATCGTGGCGCCGGAGATGGAGTTCTACCTGACCAAGCGCTGCGAAGACCCGGACTTCCCGCTGCAACCGCCCATCGGCCGCTCCGGTCGCCCGGAGACGGGCCGCCAGTCCTTCTCTATAGAAGCCGCCAACGAATTCGACCCACTGTTCGAAGACGTCTACGACTGGTGCGAGCTGCAGGAACTGGACCTCGACACGCTGATCCACGAAGACGGCACCGCACAGATGGAAATCAACTTCCGTCACGGCGATGCGCTGTCCCTGGCCGACCAGATCCTGGTGTTCAAGCGCACCATGCGTGAAGCGGCGCTCAAGCACAACGTGGCCGCCACCTTCATGGCCAAGCCGATGACCGGCGAGCCCGGCAGCGCGATGCACTTGCACCAGAGCATTATCGAGATCGCCACCGGCAAGAACGTCTTCTCCAATGAAGACGGGACTATGAGCCAACTGTTCCTCAATCACATCGGCGGCCTGCAGAAATTCATCCCCGAATTGCTGCCTTTATTCGCCCCCAACGTGAACTCGTTCCGCCGCTTCCTGCCCGACACCTCGGCGCCGGTGAACGTGGAGTGGGGCGAAGAAAACCGCACCGTGGGCCTGCGCGTACCGGATGCCGGCCCGCAGAACCGCCGCGTGGAAAACCGCTTGCCGGGCGCCGATGCCAACCCGTACCTGGCGATTGCCGCCAGCTTGCTGTGTGGCTACATCGGCATGGTCGAAGGCCATAACCCGAGCGCACCCGTGGTGGGGCGTGGCTACGAGCGACGCAACCTGCGCCTGCCGTTGACCATCGAAGACGCGCTGGAACGCATGGAAAACAGCAAGACCATCGAGAAATACCTGGGTCAGAAGTTCATCACCGGCTACGTCGCGGTCAAGCGGGCCGAGCATGAAAACTTCAAGCGCGTGATCAGTTCGTGGGAGCGGGAATTCCTGCTCTTTGCCGTCTGA